A stretch of Alkalicella caledoniensis DNA encodes these proteins:
- a CDS encoding DNA internalization-related competence protein ComEC/Rec2, with product MGIILITAIIAAIIPFVDITYIPLLAAILAICVYILLNKKSKAPLIIAITFLLIIFARSYTQKATVDNLTNYLQQQKLNLALEIIEVKEDYYVLSILETKADKIKPGHSLLLYSQKEYTKGDIISYEGEVKQFYQYKNPGTYYPNNKYVYKRYGYISETTGSIQRLESKIENNTTITHIKSKALLRLNTLDIKGASLAPAILLGDKNQIDNEYIESFRDSGLIHITAVSGLHIGIVFMIFAYLVTIITRNKKLSYITGFFMALVFSVFVGFKPSTLRAITMLFIYMISKTMGYPYSLSRSVQVTALVFITLNPLVLLDMGFQFSYGAVLGIAYISPRLRLLDKIKNLYIQNILKITLSVQIALLPLNYYYFKGLPIFSIVSNLLVAPVLPPYLGLIMCYAIFPIGIFRITIEILSNYILIWSKITAIWLHISLVKLLGISIVALSIIGYYLHKNKVISTKKLLALLLCFAIAIGSVLYIQPQVEIYFLDVGQGDCIIIRHKGTNILIDTGGTIGTNIGQRVVVPVLKNLGIQRLDYLFLTHPHYDHIGALKEIVNKIEVKNLLIPHNENMFTNTYTSIKKQVEGQISNTINVKKGDSLSVSKLNIEVLHPSSTYTPNESPSNNISLVMLLQYGETKVLFTGDIESAEKDIIHLLPKVEILKIAHHGSATSSSEEFLSKTLPKHAIISVGNNNYGHPSKEVLDRLNGINSNYHITKYTGMVSVKIKDKGFIVKDHVR from the coding sequence ATGGGGATAATACTAATAACTGCCATTATAGCAGCTATAATTCCATTTGTAGATATTACCTACATTCCTTTACTTGCTGCAATATTGGCTATATGTGTATACATACTCCTAAACAAAAAAAGCAAAGCTCCCTTAATTATAGCAATAACATTCCTGCTTATTATATTTGCAAGATCATATACCCAAAAAGCTACCGTTGACAATCTAACTAACTACTTACAACAACAGAAATTAAACTTAGCTTTGGAAATAATTGAAGTAAAAGAAGATTATTATGTTTTGTCCATATTAGAAACAAAAGCAGATAAAATAAAACCAGGTCATAGTTTGCTACTATACTCTCAAAAGGAATATACCAAAGGGGACATAATCAGCTACGAAGGGGAAGTAAAACAATTCTACCAGTATAAAAATCCGGGGACATACTACCCTAACAACAAATATGTATATAAAAGGTATGGTTATATAAGTGAAACCACTGGATCCATCCAAAGACTAGAAAGCAAAATAGAGAATAATACTACTATAACTCACATCAAAAGCAAGGCTCTGCTAAGACTTAATACATTAGACATAAAAGGGGCAAGCCTTGCCCCAGCAATTCTCTTAGGTGATAAAAATCAAATAGACAATGAATACATAGAAAGTTTTAGAGATTCTGGCCTTATACACATCACCGCTGTTTCAGGCCTACACATTGGGATTGTATTTATGATATTTGCTTACCTTGTAACAATAATAACTAGAAATAAAAAACTATCTTATATTACCGGTTTTTTCATGGCCCTTGTTTTCTCTGTATTTGTAGGATTCAAACCATCCACCCTTAGGGCCATTACAATGTTATTCATATACATGATATCAAAGACCATGGGCTATCCTTACAGTCTGTCAAGATCTGTCCAAGTAACAGCTTTAGTTTTTATAACTTTAAACCCCCTTGTTTTACTGGATATGGGATTTCAATTCAGCTATGGTGCTGTGCTAGGAATAGCATACATCAGCCCTCGACTTAGATTGCTAGATAAAATAAAAAATTTGTATATACAAAACATACTTAAAATAACATTATCAGTACAAATAGCATTACTACCCCTTAACTACTACTATTTTAAGGGCCTACCAATATTTTCAATAGTATCAAACCTACTAGTTGCGCCTGTTTTACCTCCTTACCTAGGACTAATAATGTGTTATGCTATTTTTCCAATAGGAATATTTCGAATAACAATTGAAATACTGTCAAACTACATATTAATCTGGTCTAAAATTACAGCAATATGGTTACACATTTCATTGGTTAAGCTATTAGGAATTAGCATAGTAGCTTTGAGTATTATAGGATATTACCTGCATAAAAACAAAGTAATCAGTACAAAAAAACTACTAGCTTTACTTTTATGCTTTGCAATAGCTATTGGTTCTGTGCTATACATCCAGCCCCAGGTGGAAATTTATTTTCTAGACGTAGGTCAAGGAGATTGCATAATTATTAGACATAAAGGAACAAATATCTTAATAGATACCGGTGGAACCATTGGAACAAATATCGGCCAGAGGGTAGTAGTACCTGTGCTAAAAAACTTGGGGATTCAAAGACTGGACTATTTATTTTTAACACATCCCCACTATGATCATATAGGAGCTCTAAAAGAAATAGTAAACAAAATTGAAGTGAAAAACTTGCTAATACCCCATAACGAGAATATGTTTACTAACACATACACTAGCATAAAAAAACAAGTGGAAGGGCAAATCTCAAATACCATAAACGTAAAAAAAGGTGATTCTTTATCAGTATCTAAACTTAATATTGAAGTGCTACACCCATCATCAACATACACACCAAATGAGTCTCCAAGCAACAATATTTCCTTAGTGATGCTTTTACAATACGGAGAGACCAAAGTGTTGTTTACAGGGGACATCGAGTCTGCTGAAAAAGATATCATTCACCTTTTGCCAAAGGTCGAAATATTAAAAATCGCACACCATGGTAGCGCCACTTCGTCTTCAGAGGAATTTTTGTCTAAAACACTACCAAAACATGCTATAATATCAGTAGGAAACAATAATTATGGACACCCATCGAAAGAAGTCCTAGATAGGCTCAATGGCATAAATTCCAACTACCATATTACAAAGTACACTGGTATGGTGTCAGTAAAGATAAAAGACAAAGGATTCATAGTAAAAGATCATGTGAGGTGA
- the pyrR gene encoding bifunctional pyr operon transcriptional regulator/uracil phosphoribosyltransferase PyrR codes for MDKSIEKAKILDEKAMGRAISRISHEIIERNKGIEDIVLIGIKRRGVPIAKKIAEKIYQIEEEKVPVGVLDITLYRDDLSTKVEDAQVKGQDIPFSLQGKVVVLVDDVLYTGRTVRAALDALTDVGRAKSIQLAVLIDRGHRELPIRADYVGKNVPTSKKEIVSVKLEEYDETNEVVIEELI; via the coding sequence GTGGATAAGTCCATTGAAAAGGCGAAGATCTTAGATGAAAAGGCCATGGGCAGAGCAATCAGTAGGATTTCCCATGAAATAATAGAAAGAAACAAAGGTATTGAAGATATTGTACTCATTGGTATAAAACGTAGGGGTGTACCCATAGCAAAAAAAATAGCAGAAAAAATATACCAAATAGAAGAAGAAAAAGTTCCAGTTGGTGTTTTAGACATCACTTTATATAGAGATGATTTGAGCACCAAAGTAGAAGATGCACAGGTTAAAGGGCAAGATATACCATTTAGTTTGCAAGGAAAAGTAGTTGTATTAGTAGATGACGTTTTATATACAGGACGAACTGTCAGAGCTGCTCTAGATGCCCTAACAGATGTGGGCAGAGCTAAATCCATCCAGCTGGCAGTACTTATAGACAGAGGTCACAGAGAATTGCCCATAAGAGCAGACTACGTTGGTAAAAATGTACCAACATCTAAAAAGGAAATAGTTAGTGTTAAACTTGAAGAATACGATGAAACAAACGAAGTAGTTATAGAAGAACTCATATAA
- a CDS encoding cell wall hydrolase: protein MLKSIKRLSIALMVSTMVLTTATTAYGFNYTIQPGDSLFKIGQNFGVTINDLREANNIEGDLIFAGAKMSIPVEEETYTVVKGDSLFLIAQRYGTTIDQLKTVNNLTGDVIYPNQVLTVSSTNQVQAVKATETTETTVTQANTANRIMQVTEKEMDLLARAVYSEARGEPFDGQVAVAAVIFNRVKHNEFPNTIEGVIFEPWAFTAVNDGQFWLTPNDSAYRAVEEALKGTDPSGGAIFYYNPVTATNQWIRTRQIIRTIGRHVFAI from the coding sequence ATGTTAAAGAGTATAAAAAGATTATCTATAGCACTTATGGTCTCAACTATGGTTTTAACTACTGCTACTACTGCCTATGGTTTCAATTATACTATCCAACCTGGAGATTCACTTTTTAAGATCGGGCAAAACTTCGGAGTAACAATAAATGATTTAAGGGAAGCAAATAACATTGAAGGTGATTTAATTTTCGCTGGTGCAAAAATGTCAATACCTGTTGAAGAAGAAACTTATACGGTTGTTAAAGGCGATTCACTGTTTTTAATTGCTCAACGTTATGGTACTACTATTGATCAATTAAAAACCGTAAATAATCTAACTGGGGATGTTATTTATCCTAATCAGGTACTAACAGTTTCATCCACTAACCAAGTTCAAGCTGTTAAAGCTACAGAAACTACAGAAACTACAGTTACTCAAGCTAATACCGCAAATAGAATTATGCAAGTGACTGAAAAAGAAATGGACCTATTAGCTAGAGCTGTATACAGTGAAGCTAGGGGTGAGCCCTTTGACGGTCAAGTTGCTGTGGCAGCAGTTATTTTTAACAGAGTAAAGCACAATGAATTCCCTAACACAATTGAAGGAGTTATTTTTGAGCCATGGGCATTTACTGCAGTAAATGATGGTCAGTTCTGGTTAACTCCAAATGACAGTGCCTACAGAGCAGTGGAAGAAGCCCTAAAGGGTACTGACCCATCAGGTGGTGCAATATTCTACTACAACCCTGTTACTGCAACTAACCAATGGATCAGAACTCGTCAGATAATTAGAACAATCGGAAGACATGTTTTTGCTATCTAA
- a CDS encoding molybdopterin-dependent oxidoreductase — protein MGVVKSGCPLDCWDACSFKIQVDEAGDFTVLGDDKHPVTQGYICKKGQKFLKQRLHSPERLKTPLLKKGDVHVPISWDEALKIFADKIQAALDQHGPKSIAHYYDSGAGGLLKSLEHRFFNLLGGVTEPIGSLCWAAGIEAIKRDFGTYYTHHPLDMYNSDNIVIWGRNVTETNIHLLPFIKNAKKIGKTIIVIDPNRTKISQMADIFVEVKPGSDGFLAFAMIKTLLEKGVSQELLAKSNNFDDLKNLVNSYSFDSLASITGVDLTTITEITNKYLTGKSSIYLGYGMQRYYNSGNTIRAINSLAYLSGNIGVSGGGVNYADSFVSKNINKSHMFLEHLADTRFFPKPQFPHFIEKEKDIPIKLLYISRANPVVTLPNTQKTTDVFSSVDFVVCSDIVHTDTTKLADLILPATTSFEEEDLIYSSMWHRYINYVMPVVDPVGEARPEWRVFESLAALLGLDNYPKLEAKQWIELAIEPLKKFGIDTDKLKKQSLAPTDEKHIPWEDLNFATHNGKFNLLDEEILLFKNSKDYPYLFMTPHPKDSLHSQFQHHLDLKEYPMVYINPKLAQAEDLKTGDVIEISSSVNTITAEVNVVDWVHKKVLFSYEGRPLKYKNTQNLITDDGLTDIGNGTTMYETYCKLRKK, from the coding sequence ATGGGAGTTGTTAAGTCTGGGTGTCCTTTGGATTGTTGGGATGCTTGTAGCTTTAAGATACAGGTTGATGAAGCTGGTGATTTTACTGTTTTGGGTGATGATAAGCATCCTGTAACTCAGGGGTATATATGTAAAAAAGGACAGAAATTTTTAAAACAAAGATTGCATTCACCTGAAAGATTAAAAACTCCTTTACTTAAAAAGGGAGACGTACATGTACCTATCAGCTGGGATGAGGCACTGAAAATTTTTGCAGATAAAATCCAAGCTGCTCTGGACCAGCATGGACCTAAGTCAATAGCGCATTACTATGATTCTGGCGCAGGAGGTTTATTGAAGTCCCTTGAGCACCGTTTTTTTAACCTCCTAGGGGGCGTAACTGAACCTATAGGTAGTCTGTGTTGGGCTGCGGGAATAGAGGCTATTAAAAGGGATTTTGGCACTTACTACACCCATCATCCTTTAGATATGTATAACAGTGATAATATAGTGATATGGGGAAGAAATGTTACGGAAACAAACATCCATCTCCTTCCATTCATCAAAAATGCAAAAAAAATTGGAAAAACAATCATTGTAATAGATCCTAATAGAACAAAAATTTCCCAGATGGCCGATATATTTGTTGAGGTAAAGCCAGGTAGTGATGGGTTCTTAGCCTTTGCCATGATTAAAACTCTTTTAGAAAAAGGAGTCTCCCAGGAGTTATTGGCTAAATCAAATAACTTTGATGATCTTAAAAACCTTGTTAATAGTTATTCATTTGATTCTTTAGCTAGTATAACTGGTGTAGATTTAACCACTATCACTGAAATTACTAACAAATATCTTACAGGGAAAAGTAGTATTTATCTTGGCTATGGTATGCAGCGATATTACAATTCTGGCAATACCATTCGTGCAATTAACTCATTAGCATACCTAAGTGGAAATATAGGAGTTTCTGGAGGTGGAGTTAATTACGCAGACTCATTTGTATCTAAAAACATAAATAAATCCCATATGTTTTTGGAGCATTTAGCTGATACAAGATTTTTTCCGAAACCTCAATTCCCTCATTTTATTGAAAAAGAGAAAGACATTCCCATAAAACTTCTTTATATTTCACGGGCAAACCCTGTTGTAACCCTGCCAAACACCCAAAAAACAACAGACGTTTTTTCTTCTGTGGATTTTGTTGTATGTAGCGATATCGTTCATACAGATACAACAAAATTAGCTGACTTGATTTTACCTGCTACTACTTCTTTTGAGGAAGAGGATTTAATTTATTCTTCTATGTGGCACAGATATATCAATTACGTAATGCCTGTTGTTGATCCTGTTGGTGAGGCAAGACCTGAGTGGAGGGTTTTTGAGAGTCTTGCTGCTCTTTTAGGCCTTGATAACTATCCTAAACTTGAAGCTAAGCAATGGATTGAGCTTGCAATAGAACCTCTTAAAAAATTTGGTATTGATACAGATAAGTTAAAGAAACAATCATTAGCCCCCACTGATGAAAAACATATACCATGGGAAGATTTGAATTTTGCCACCCATAATGGCAAGTTTAATTTGCTAGATGAAGAAATCTTATTATTTAAAAATAGTAAGGATTATCCATATCTTTTCATGACTCCACATCCTAAGGATAGTCTTCATAGTCAATTTCAACACCATCTAGATTTAAAGGAATACCCTATGGTTTATATCAATCCTAAGCTTGCACAAGCTGAAGATTTAAAGACCGGTGATGTTATTGAAATTAGTAGTTCGGTGAATACTATCACTGCAGAGGTAAATGTAGTTGACTGGGTACACAAAAAAGTGCTGTTTAGCTACGAAGGAAGACCACTGAAGTACAAAAACACCCAAAATCTCATAACAGATGACGGTTTAACTGATATAGGTAATGGGACTACTATGTACGAGACTTATTGTAAACTGAGGAAGAAATAA